The sequence CTTATTTGAACAAGTTTTCATGCTGTGTTCACATACCTTGTACAAGTGTCCCATCAAATCCGGTTCTAAACACTGCCTCTTTAGAAGCGATTGACCTaagtaaaaaagagaaaatcaaatTTAAACCAAACCAGACACTGGCAAATCCTCTATTTTAGCAGCACAGGAAAGGATTCTGATTACAGCCATTCATCTCAGCACCATTTCCCAGTTAAAAAAGGCCACCAAAATAACCTCATCTAATCAGCCAGTGCATACAGGTCTTAAGTGGGGAAACCAACCtcacccacagccccacaggagCAGTGACTGTAATTATTTCAGGTGTAAATGACGATGTACACGATGCCACCTGGTATCACATGTCCAGCTCTGCGTTAAGGCACAGGTTAGTTAACATCATTAATGCTGAGCCTCAGTCCCTGGAGGACTGAATTCCAGCctgacaccccacagccccatcACCTTTAGTGCTCCCAGAGCAGACACTCCCGGGGGGCTCCTTGCCCCgctttcctctgctgctttcaCTCAGCCAAAGGAAGGAGTgaccccaggcagcagcaggagcagggccaggctgaGCCAGCTCCTCACCCTGCAGTCCCCGTGGGGGCTCTCTGGGGTTTGCACACCCACCTTACCCTGTAAATCATGGCAGGCTAAAAACGGCCGGGTGACGACTGTGGGGGTGAAACTGTGAGCAGGGCACTCGCTCTGGGATCGCTGGAGCCgcgagcagggctgtgctctcaGACACCAGACAGGCACAAGCTGTGCTCACGTGTGACAGGAGCAAGGCCATGGACACAAAACCCCTCCTTGGGTGGGAAACAACCCCCAGAGCAGCCGGCTGCCATCTCTGTGTGCCATTAGCTTCACTTTTTTTTATAAGGCCCGGCAGCTTCCGGTTACCATGGAGTAAGGCAGCGCAAACACCATTCCCAGCTGGCATGAAATGTGATCCCGTGATTTCACTATTCATAGCTCTGACATGGTAAAGCTAAATTAAGCAGGAACTCTTCACTTCTCCAAGCTCCCAGCAGTGACTCCCTCAATGCTCAGGCTCTCCTAACACAGTTTCTCTGTGAGGAGGGGAAGGATGTTTCCTTTAGGGTAGGAGACTCCAGACCCACACACCCAGCCTGTCATCCGGAAACAAAATGGCACCGGCTCCTTCCCAGGAGCCCATCTGCCCTGGCACCAGCAGGAACAAAGACCTGATGAGCTGCTAGGGCCAAGTTTAACAACTTCCTCATATTGGGACCCACTACAGAATCCCACACAGCAGTTTAAGCCTTGTTCCCAGGCCTGTCCAGCACGGGCATCACCGTGTCCAGGAACGGGGGCAGCTCAAGGggcactggcacagccccactgccaccAGTAGCTGTCACACAGCCTGGCACCATCATCTGGCACAAGCTCCCCAGGGAGCCAGAACAGCTTCTGTAACAGTCACCGCCACTCCTCTCTCTTCCGACGTCCGTGGCCTGAACTATGTGGCTAAATATCCTGAAATTCCTGCCTCACCAAAGAACTCCCTGTACCGCCATAATTCTGAGGAAAACACACGACCCAAACCCcacatccctgccctggcacatgCAGCCATTAAACACAGCTCAGGATACTGTAAACTTTtccagaaatggagaaaaagttCAAGGGCTCCATGGCTGCTTAAACAATTAAAAAGTTCCAACACGACAAACTGTCATTTCACAAAGACAAAGCCAAGTGAGCTGAAAAATACTCAAACTTCTGGCAAAACCACTCTATTCCTTCAGGGATACAACTAGGGAACATCATGGCCTTACAATGAAAAGCATCTCAGGCTTATCCagtccagctcagctcccccTAGGCCTCACAAATCAACATTTCTTTGTCAATGGAGAAAGTGGGAACAGGTAAACTAAATTTAGATCTGCTGATGTGCATGGATTTTCACTTACTCTATGTGCTGGTGTTTTATAACCGtagcatttttgttttctaatagCAACACACATGTCAGAAAGTGTTCACCAGCTTTCCTGCAGCCTCAAACACATCACTGTGAGCCCACATGCCTGGCCTGACCCAAATGAGTATTTCCTTTAATACTTTACACACTTTCTGACTTAAATGAGCAGGAGAAAGCAGCAGACAGCTGAATTATATTATCATAATCCCATCAGCagaatatccttttttttttttcacaatacACATGACAAAGCCTTACTTCCACGATAAAGAACTGGAAGTGAAGGTCTGGGCATGTGGCTAGTCCAAAACCCCAGTGTCCAGGGAAGCCTCCTCCCAGACAGCACTTGCTGAAGCACTGACAGCAGAACTGTCTTCCAGAGACACACAACTCACAGAGAGGCAGGGAATTAGGAAGGATGGAAAACAGCAGGAAGTCAGCAGGGTATAGAGACGCGAGCAGGACTCCTGCAGACAAAGAACAGGGGCAGGGATCCATGGCTGCTCCACCTGCTGCTGCCAACACAGTCTGGGTGAACACgtggctgcagccagaggcACCTCGGGAAGGCACCTCCTTCCCAGGGCCAGGTCGTCTCTTCACAGattcatttaggctggaaaagacctccaatatcatcaagtccagcctgtgacttgtcacccagcccagagcactgagtgccacatccaggtgttccttggacatttccagggatggggactccaaacctccctgggcagcccctcccttccaatgcctgacctCCTCTTGCAACAACCTGACAGGTAAAAGGTTTCCTCTTTGGATCTCTGGACAAAAAGCATGTGAAAATGAGATAACAGGCAGCCCTACACTGCCCTCATCCCACGGACAGGACCCCCAGCTGGAGGGGAAGGGTTTAAACCCCAGAACTCTGCAACCCCCTGTGACCAGACTGTAGCATTTCCAAATCACACTCATGAGGAACAGACACCAAGGCCCATCCACTGGAGCACTGCCTCAGGAGCAGCATTCCCAATCTTCAGCTGCCTAAGGACATTGGAGGAAACTGCTCAAATCAAGTTCTTACTTGCCCTCCCTGTTCCTGCTGAAGTAGGGACAATAATTCCTAGATGGAAAGATGCAATTCAAAAATATGTAGCAGCACCCAAAGAAATGTTAGACAAAAATCACAAGGCCCTAGACCCTTCGGAGGATCCTATGACACAAAAATGTACATTTGCAAAAGCTCTCTACACTAACTGTCTTGTTTTGTCCTTTCATCTGCTGTGAGATTGTGCAACCCGTAAGAGAGGTCACAAAGCCAGCCATTTCCTCACTCCATGCTGGGCACCTGTGAAGTTCCAGAGCAGGACACAGAGCAACAACAGAAGACTCCAGAAGGCAATGCTGTATGCTAGCACTTGCCTTCCTGTGCCTACAGCTGACTCCCTTTGAGGGAACCTGAGAGGCAAAGCTTTGAAACACCTTTTGAGTGAGTGGAGCCAAGGCTGTGACACCCAATCCCTGCgagcagctctcccagcccagcacccacCAAGGGCACAGTAAAGCCCACCCGAAATGTCACACACCATCAGCACTGACACAGCATCTGCCCTCGCTCCCCGCCACAGGGAATTTTCAGGAGTCCTTCCAGAGAGTAATTGGATGATTTAATTGTGCTTTAATTTGTGGAAAAGCAGCCTGAAAATGTCCATTTGCTGATGtgaccctgctgctgcagcaataAAGGCTCTTCTCTTCCACCACCAGCTACAAGACAACCCAGACCATCTTCCAAACTGTTTCAAATTGCTCATTTCAAGCACCAAATCTGTTCTTGTGCCACAGCACCCGGCACATCACTGTACACATAAAAATCACGGAGTCCCCCACCTCTGACAGGTCCTGACAGGCACCTGCTCCTCCCaaggcagagcacagggaatggcttcacattGAAAGTGGGTTTGGATCGAAGATTagggagaaattcctccctgtgagcgtggtgaggccctggcacagggtgcccagaggagctgtggctgcccctggatccctggaagtgcccaagctgggataggggaaggtgtccctgcatgtggcagggggtgggatgggatgagctttgTGGTCCATTCCAATCCAAATCATCCCatgactctgtgattccatggaGCACTGCTTACCCCAGACTTACCACACCACTTTCCACACAAACACCCAGAACCCCATGCAGCAGGAAATACAGCGACAATCACCTTGGGCAGGCTTTAAAACGCATTTGTAGAAACCTCAAACACGTTCCTTTCCCCAGAACAACACGAACTAGCGGAAAAATCCTTTTATCAGCCCACGGAAAACGAAGAGTCAGGCTTCACACGTGTCTGAGCCACTGCAACGCCTGTCCTGCCACATCGCCTGAAGTTCAGCCACACTTCACGTGTAAGCAAGACGCAAAGCAGGCGCTGAGCGAGCACCGGTCCTTCCCGCTGCACCGGCAAACGGGCGGTGCTGAGCGCCGCGGCGGGAGCCGCACACCCGCGGGGGTTGGGACGCGGGGCGATGGCTGCGGCTCCCCCGAGGTGCCGGGCCCCGCCCGCCTCCGCGGCGGCCCCGGCAGCGCCTCCCGCGCCGCAGCGGCACGCGGAGCCCCGGACACCGGGATGGCACCTCCGGGACAGACCGACAGAGCGGGGGGAACCTAAGGGGCGCGGCCCAGAGGCGCGGCGGAGGAACGGGATCTCCGGGAACGGGACAGCGGAACAGCCTGCGAAGAACACAGCGGACCACGGGCGGCTCCGGGAAAGGGCCGGgcaggcccaaccggccccgGGCCGCGAGGAGGAGCCAAGGCCTGGCCGGGCCCAAGCCTACCACGAGGCGCCGCTGGGGCCGAGCCAGAGCGGTCCCGAGAGCCGCGAACGAGCCTCGCCCGGGGACACGCGGGGCCGGGACACCGGGAAAAGGGGGGGAGCAGCGCCGCGGTGAGGCCCAGGAGGGGCGGGAGGGGGGCGTGGGCAGAGCCGGGGCGAGGCGGCTGCGGAGGGCccggggaggagggaggggtaAGGGGAGCTCCCGgtggcggcgggcggggcggggcggagcCGGGACCCCGCGGACCCCCCGGTACCCCTGCACTCACCGGCGCCGCTTCGCCGCGGCCCCTCCGCACCAAGCGCCCCCCTCCGCCTCCTCCTCACGCACTTCCGGCCCGCGCGCGCGCTCTGCCCGCCCGCGGGGGCCGCCGGGAGCCGTAGTCCGGCCCGCGCAGCGCGCCCCCagcccggcggccccgccgcACTACAGCTCCCGGCGGGCGTCGCGCGCGCCATTTCGTCACTTCCTCCTCCGGCCGTGGCGCGGCAGTACGCGCAGCCCTTCCGGCGGGGAGCGGGAGCGCGGGCGGGAAATGGCGGCGGGGGCGGTGACGGTGACGGGGCGCGTCCAGCcagccgggcccggcgcggcctCCTCCGCCGTGCGGGCGGCCAGGGCGCGGCGCGGCCCTCGCCGAAGGGGCCTTGCTTGCGGGCCCAGTCCCATCTAGCCCTAATGTAACCCTCCCGGTTTGTCCCACGTGCGGCTCCTGAGGGCCCGGGAGAGAAGGGGCAGCCCTGGGACTGGGCCCTGCTTGCGGGTGGGGCCGCCGGGATGAGGTTTCCCCCCATCGCCGGGACGGAGATGATGGAGCGGGCAGCGCTGGGGACTCCGGGGGCAAATCCGGGCACGGGGGCGAACCTGCCCCGCTGCTGTGGGGGCCAGGAGAGTGCCCAGCCCGGTTCTGCCCAGCCCGGTTCTGCCCAGCCCGGTCCTGTCCTGCCCGGCCCggtcctgccctgcccggcccggtcctgccctgcccagcccggtcctgcccagcccggccctgcccagcccggtcctgccctgccctgcccagcccggccctgcccagcccggtcctgcccagcccggcccggtcctgccctgcccagcccggtCCTGCCCAGCCCGGTCCTGCCCTGTCCCGCCcggtcctgccctgccctgcccagcccggtcctgccctgcccagcggAGCACCGAAGCACGGGCACGGACCCACCGAGTCCCCTCCCCGGACACAGAGAGGCACGCCGCGGGCATTGTCCACTTTTAATTGTTGTCAAAGGTTGTCTGGATGCATAACACTGTcacaagggcacagagcagcgtggcgccggccgggcccggggaCACTGGACACACGGACATGCGGGGGATCGTGGGGACCGGGAGCTGTGACACggcccccccgtgccccccagaGCATCCCCACGCCCGGCCGGCTCTATTTACAGTATTCACAGACGTTGTACCCAGCGAGTTAAATAACTACATCATTACACCACACGTCTGAGGCGGCTCCGGCGGGCTGCGAGGGTGGGCTGTCAGTCTGATAAGgtgcatatttaaaattaaaaaaaaacccaacaaaacgAAATAAAAACGAGAACAAAGAGAGAAGCCAGGCGTCCTCGCCGgggccctgcagcccccggGCGCCCGGGAGGAGCAGCGAGGGTCGTGTTCTGACGACAGCTACAGGTCTGCGTGGGCCGCCGGGGTCAGGGCGTGGGCAGTGGCCCCTGGGAACATCGGCCAGGCCCTCACAGCACCTCTGCGGGCGGGGAGAGCGCTGTGAGCCTGGGGTGCTCGCAGCGCCGTCCCCCCACACCCCTCCGGCTGCTCACCTGTCACCTGCGGGGGCTTCACCACGGCCTGCTTGAGGAAGGGCTCCTTGTCGCCGAAGGGAATGATGCTGCCGGGGCTACCACCGTGGTGGGAGAGATCCCGCAGCTCCTTGGAGCCCTCGGTGCCCGAGAAGCCGTTCTCGTGCTTGCCGGGCTGCACGCCGTTCACCAGGGCTGCCGCCTCCTTGGAGCTGCGGGATGGGAGGGCCGGGTTCAGCCCCGGCCACGCCACCCCCGGCttccccccggtgtccccgggcTCACCTTGGCTGCAGCCCCTCGCCCACCAAGCCCTTTGTTCCCCCCGGCGTCCCTGCGCTTGGGGTCTCCGTCTCTGGGAGCTCCTCTGCCTTCGGGATTGGCCCCAGGTGCTTCTCGCGGCCTGAGGACATGGCAGAACCTGGCTCAGCCATGGCTGGGGCCAGAGCGTGGCTGGGGGAAGCTGGCCCGGGGTGCCCACACACCTGGGACATCTTCCTGCTCGGCTGCTTTCCCGTTCACCACCTTCTTGTCGTCCTTcttctgcagggacaggagagcTGTGAGGGTCtgcaggcaggggcaggagggctctgtcGAGTGCCCAAGTCCCCAGTGCCCCAGGACAGAGGACAGGTTCCCACCTTGGTGTCTGCCGTGTCCGACTTGCGCGTCCTCTTCATGATCTCCTCCAGGCGCTGCAGTCACACAGGGACTCACACACGGCCCCAGCCACCCGGACCTGCCCTGGTGCCAGGCAGGAtcctttccagggaaaaaccTGCCGTGCCCCATGCCTGGAGATGCCCCCCACCCTCACCTTCTTCCTCTCCAGCCGCTCCTGCTCCTCACGCTGGAAGTGCTTCTCCCGCTCCAGGCGCTGCCGCTCAGCCTCTTCGCGCGCCCTCGCCTCAGCCTCTTCCTTCTGTgccacagcagggcaggaggggatgAGATGTGACAGGGGCGAAAGGGACGGGGCAGGGACCAGGGCAGGGGTTGTGGGGATGTGCTGTCTggacagctcagcacagccctggcacgtTCCCTCCTGCCACCCTGGtcctggaggggctgggctggttCTCACCCCTTCCCCCCAATGGAGAGTGAATCACAGGAGAACATCCGCGCCTTCCTCCTCCATCCCCGCCTTTGTCCCccacctcctgcagcccctttcCCCCACACTCTTGTCACCCCAACCTGTCTCTGCAGCCGCTCCACCTCCTCTCGCTCAGCCCGGGCTCTCTCCTGGGCCTCTCGTTCCTCCTGCAGCCGCCGCTCCTCCTCCCGCTGCCGTGCCAGGGCCTCCCGCCGGCTCTGCTCCTCGGCCGCCCGCTGCGCCCGCTCCTCCTGCGCCCGCCTGCGGGGAGGGGGCTCTTAGCACGGCAggaggccggggctgggggccAAGGGGACAACACCCacctctcctgctcctcctgctcccggCGCTCCCGCTCCTCCCGCTCCCGCTGCTCCCGGGCCTGGCGTCGCTTCTCCGCCAACAGCCGGGCAGCCTCCTCCCGGTCCGTGGTGCCGGCGGGGGGTCTGGCTGGGGGACTGGCCGgcacagggccaggggctgcagggactggGGGACCTGGGGGAGGCAGGCAGCGTCAGGGCTGCTCTGgcttctcccagccctgcagcttccccGCCGACACTGTACCCACCTGCTGTCGGCTCTGCAGGCACCTTGGGGGGCTcgggaagggctgggggtgccggaccccgctcctcctccttcctctcccGTGCCTTCGCCTGGCCCTCCTGCTCCCCCCGCTCCTCCCGAGCCCTGGCCCGCACCTTGGGGGAGGAATGGGTGCTTCGAGGCAGGGGCGGCTTGTGGGGAGAGCTGagggccgggctgggggacGCCGGGCGGGCCTTGGGGGTGGCAGGGGACGAGGGACGGTTCTTGGGAGTGGCAGGGGATGAGGGACGGTTCTTGGGGGTGGCAGGGGATGAAGGACGGTTCTTGGGGGCAGCAGGGGATGAGGGACGGTTCCTGGGGCCAGGACTGCAAACAGAGCAAGAGACCATGTTagtggggctggggcagcccgCGGTGGGGTCAGGGGCTGGGAAGCCTCAGGGTGGGGGTCCCGACCTGCTGTCAGCCGCAGGCAGGAGCCGGGGCTGTGCCGCCGGCAGCGACTGCCGCTTCCTGAGGCTGCGCTCACGGGACAGGGCGCTGCGCTCCTTGGCATTCTCCCgatccttctccttcttctccttcttcttctgcTCCGGCCAAGGACAGACAGGGATGGTGTCAGCGTTgggtgctgggcatggctggaaGCCACACCGTgccccacagctgccctggCACCCGGGGTCCCTGTGGGAGGTGGCACTCACGGGCGAGGGCTCGGTCCTGCGGCGCGGCGTCACATCAGGGCTGGCGGCGGCCGCCTTCCGGCGCTCCCAGCAGCGGTGCGGCAGGCGGTGGTTGTggcaggggctgagggggctggCAGAGGCTGAGCGGGGACACACGGGCACTGGGGGAGGAGTGACTACGGTCAGGATGGAGCCAACACCAGCTGCCCACTGACTCCAGGCTCTCTTATCCTGgttccctgcctgtgccaggacccATGTGTCCCTGACCCCCTGGGGGCTCACCCTGCTCCTTGCCATTCCCAGCCAGGGTCACGGCGCTCCGGCTGCGTGCAAGGAAGGACAGGGTGGGTGTCATCAGCCGGTCCACGATGCTGCTCTCCCATGGGCTCAGCTGCAAGCTCCGGTCTGGGGAGGAAGAGGGGCCATTAGTGCAGCACAAACCTCCAGACTCCAGTCCTGCCCTCACATCCGCCGCTGCGAGGGAGCAGCCGTGTGTCTGCAGCAATACCACGGCGCATGCACAGTTCCAGGAGTGCCCAGAGCTTGGCCgtgctggggaggggtccccacGGCCCCACACAGCTGAGCAGGATGAAGGGCCATGCCCATGGGTGGGCGGCTGGGTGCCTGTGGACGGCGCTGTGGCATGACGACAATGGTGCCCGCCCTCGTGTCCTGTGGACACCGCAGTCACCATGTACCAGTGGCACCGGGTGCCATCCTGGTGACAGCAGCCCCCCAACTCTGACCTCTCCTTGTGCCCAGCAATGGCACCCTTCTGTGCCCCTGCCCTGTCTGACCAAGGCCCTGGCACGTGCCAGCTGCCTGGGGGACACCACAGTGTGCCCTCATCCCATGGGAGCTGTGCTGAATCACCAAGCGTGCCCCAGGAGCCAGGCCAGGATTACAGCACTCACAGAACGGCAATGCCTGACCACACCGCTGGCTCAGCTGGGCACCAAGCTGCCACTGGCTGCCCTGCAGCACATGTCACCACACACCCCGCGGCGCATGGGAACCACCCGTGGAGACAGGgcccctctgcccctctccACTGGGCGTCAGGCCAGGGGCAGCACCGGCTGCCGGGAGGGGAGAGACAGAGCCATGGGTgctgcagggggacagggtGGCAGGTCTGGCACGGGCCCAGGGAGATGCTGCTCTCACCCGGGCAGTGCTGACAGCCCCCAGGAGCCCatccctgggctgagccccagcacagggtgctgggagctgcctgcGTCACCACAGCCACCAGCGTCAGCTGCTCTGGCTATTTATACCCATCCGGGAAGGAGCCCATCGCCAGGCAACCCCGAAACACAacagcagccccggcactgGACACATCCCTGTGTTGGACACATCCCTCTGGCATGactgcagccctgggcagcactcCCAGGGCCAGAATGACCTTGCAGCACCACGGCCACAGAGCTCTGTGGcacccagccccaggagcctgCGGGGGCACTGGCActgtgcccagccccaggagggCCGGCAACAGGCAGCCCCTCTGTGGCTGCACCAGCACCCACCggagctgccctggggcagggagCCAGGCTCCCATCCCTGTACCAGCGTCCCATGGGGCTGCCGCCACACAgccattcctcctcctcctcctcttccttctcctcccagcccacACAGCCTCGAGGAGCCACCGGCCGGTTCCAGCCTCCTCCCCCAAACAGCAAACGGCTTCTCCTCTCTCCGCGGGCACCTGGGGATGGGGGACCCTGGCATTGGGGGTCCCCAGCACTGGGCAGGGGCCTGGCTGTGCCCCCTGCGCTGGGGCAAACGCAAAGGGCTCTTACTTCTACTGGGAGAGTTCCAGAGGGTGGCGGAGGATTTGGAGAGCCGCTTGTTGATTATAGAGTCGACGTGTTTGGGGAGGTTTACAGCGGACACCGAGCACCGGCTCGCACCTGGAGGAGGGAAAAGACACAAGGGCATTAAggtcccggggccggggccaggcccCCCACATGCAGCATGCAcggctgtgccagggcactgGGGCAGAAGTGGAACGACCAGGGGAGATGCTGGAGTCCAGGGACACAGCACAGAATGGAGGAGGAGATGCTAGAATCCAGGGACATGGTACAGAGTGGGGCAGGAGATGCTGGAATCCAGGGACACAACACAGAATGCAACAGGAGATGCTGGAGTCTGGGGACACGACACAGAGTGGGACAGGAGATGCTGGAATCCAGTGACACGGCACAGAGTGGGGCCAGAGGAGATACTGGTGTCTGGGGACACGATACACAGCACTGGCATTCAGTGTGACAGTGTCTGAACCCTGCAGGGTCATGCTGGGATCATGCAGGGATCTCATCCTCAGAgagccagggcagctcccaggcCCCGCTACAACAATTTTCCCAAACACAGTCCTGGGAATCAGGAGCAGGTGGCCGGGGACCTCGGCAGCACCAGGCGAGCATCCACCCTGGGGGAGCACAGTGAGGGCAGCAGGTCCAGACAGACACAAGACAACATCACACCGTTGCTGGGTCACTACGGCACTGCCAGGACAGTGCTGGTGGCTGGCAGCACCTCCACAGGTAGCTGGGATCTCCTCACTCCTCACCCTGCCTGGGCTCCTCTGGACAAAACCGCCAGGGAAGCTCAGGGCCGGTGGAGGCAGGAGATTGGTGAGagacagctggcagcagctccagcagcacatccCGATGGGAAGTggcaggggaaggtgtcccctTGCCAGACCCTGCCAGGTGCTGCACCACAGACACCCCGAGTGTGCCATGAGCCACAGTGGCACACACGGCACCGAGACAGGCGTACCCAGAACGTGGAGCCTGtacacacagcccagccaggtAGAGCTGGGCACGCAACACCTGAGCACACACGGCACTGGGCACACGGTGCCAGTACGCACAACCTGGCACACTACACCTGTACACAGCCTGGCCAGGTACGGCCAGGAACACAACACCTGTACACAGCCTGGCCCGGTACAGCCAGGGCCACCACAGCTGCCCCATGGCACGTGAAGGCCAGAGAGTTCCCAGGGACACTGTACTCTCCTCTACGTCACCATCCATGCCACACAGTGCTGGcacctgccagcacagcacagcagtcAGGGGACAGTGGAGACCTCCACATGTCCAAGTGTTGAATTGTGCAGGGTGTTCTCAAGAAGCCCCCATGGAGCAGGATTAGCTCCTGCAGCCACACATACAGCCACGGTCACCTCCATACTGGACCTGGAGGGGCCAGCACTGCCCCCACCCAGctgggggacaaggggacacgCCGCAGCACAGACCCCAACCAGAGCTCACAGAGGCCTcgtgcagccccacagcccctggggccaggggCTCTTCACAGTTGCTGGAGACCTGGCAGTGAGGTCATGGCATGCtgaggcagccagggctgtgagtGGAACAGGGACTGTGACACACAGCCTCCAGCTTacacccagccccacaggagCAGAGAACAGCCACCGGACCCCATcagtccccagcacagcccagagtgATGGCAGCCTGACCCACCAAGTGGGGCTGAGCTGGATTTGAGGGCTGGCAGAGAgatgcccagctgcccccaCCGCTGTCAGAGCCACAGGGTCCCAAGACACCTGTGCCCAGCCCGGCACTCACCATCCTTGTGTGCCGGGGAGCCGTGGTGCAGGGCTCCAGCCCAGGACCACCGCTGCTGCCGGATCTCTGCCCACGTCTTCTTGACCGACCGCTGGATTGCTGCCTCATAGCGCTCCTGCCCGAGGGAGAGGGACAGGCTGAGCCCAGCGGCTGAGagagtggggctggggccagCCAGATCCTCCCAGCGATGGAGGTGCTTGGAGGGAGACAGGACAGTGATGcctgccctggccagggcacacgTGCCAAGAAGCTGGGCACAGCGCAGGCTCTGCACCaggaaggaggggcagcagagGATGGGTACAGTGGGCAGCTCCCAAAAGGCTCATGAAACATCTGCTGAAGGGCTGCTGGAGCCATGAGAACTCCTCAGGGATTGCATCCCACGTGTCACCCCAGCCCCCTGTCCACCGCACCCATGAtacccatccccatccccaccttaTTCTTCTCCAGCTTCTGTCTCTGCCGCTCCTCCAGGACCGCCCGGCGCTTCTCCGCCCGCAGCCGCTGCTCCTCCAGCCGCTTGCGCCgctcctccagctgcttctcccGCAGCAGCCGggccttctcctccttctccagccACAGCACCCGCTTGGCAGCTGTGGGGGGCAGCGGGGTCGCACCGGCGGCAcagccccgggcagccccgTGGTGGGACCGCGTGCCCATGCCGGTGGCGTGGGGCAACGGGGCCGGGGCACGCGGCCGGGCTTGCGGGGCAGGCAGCATCGCGGCCGGCCGGCGAGGGAGGGGTTTGggccaggacaaaaggaagGCCGGCAGCCCGCCGGGAGCCCGCCGAGCTGCGCGGCGAACAATGGGGGAATGAGGGTGGAAAGAGCGCGGGGACAAGGAGGCCCCATGATCAGCACAGGGGCCCTGCTCG is a genomic window of Anomalospiza imberbis isolate Cuckoo-Finch-1a 21T00152 chromosome 25, ASM3175350v1, whole genome shotgun sequence containing:
- the MAP7D1 gene encoding MAP7 domain-containing protein 1 isoform X3, with the translated sequence MGDSIPPPSVPPPTPGGALQGERSFPQHDRPGPPDIIPSEKTIPPVPAAITPSEKIISPVPAAMPPSQQPVCPPAVMPPSESSPLQRDRPGPPAVAVPGQPVSPSPATVVPSAQSVPPRGDQFPPGPPKLPGMEHPEEEALPHTAGQPVPVHAAAPCSTEMLPHGSQPPAPAATEGAPPDAKSSLGATAGPSKDVSPRSSRPSPSPAASPRPKQDAQKAQARHKQAKERREERAKYLAAKRVLWLEKEEKARLLREKQLEERRKRLEEQRLRAEKRRAVLEERQRQKLEKNKERYEAAIQRSVKKTWAEIRQQRWSWAGALHHGSPAHKDGASRCSVSAVNLPKHVDSIINKRLSKSSATLWNSPSRNRSLQLSPWESSIVDRLMTPTLSFLARSRSAVTLAGNGKEQVPVCPRSASASPLSPCHNHRLPHRCWERRKAAAASPDVTPRRRTEPSPKKKEKKEKDRENAKERSALSRERSLRKRQSLPAAQPRLLPAADSSPGPRNRPSSPAAPKNRPSSPATPKNRPSSPATPKNRPSSPATPKARPASPSPALSSPHKPPLPRSTHSSPKVRARAREERGEQEGQAKARERKEEERGPAPPALPEPPKVPAEPTAGPPVPAAPGPVPASPPARPPAGTTDREEAARLLAEKRRQAREQREREERERREQEEQERRAQEERAQRAAEEQSRREALARQREEERRLQEEREAQERARAEREEVERLQRQKEEAEARAREEAERQRLEREKHFQREEQERLERKKRLEEIMKRTRKSDTADTKTLTALLSLQKKDDKKVVNGKAAEQEDVPGREKHLGPIPKAEELPETETPSAGTPGGTKGLVGEGLQPSSKEAAALVNGVQPGKHENGFSGTEGSKELRDLSHHGGSPGSIIPFGDKEPFLKQAVVKPPQVTEVL
- the MAP7D1 gene encoding MAP7 domain-containing protein 1 isoform X4, which codes for MERSCAGREPQPRPQPQPLGKPPSPMGDSIPPPSVPPPTPGGALQGERSFPQHDRPGPPDIIPSEKTIPPVPAAITPSEKIISPVPAAMPPSQQPVCPPAVMPPSESSPLQRDRPGPPAVAVPGQPVSPSPATVVPSAQSVPPRGDQFPPGPPKLPGMEHPEEEALPHTAGQPVPVHAAAPCSTEMLPHGSQPPAPAATEGAPPDAKSSLGATAGPSKDVSPRSSRPSPSPAASPRPKQDAQKAQARHKQAKERREERAKYLAAKRVLWLEKEEKARLLREKQLEERRKRLEEQRLRAEKRRAVLEERQRQKLEKNKERYEAAIQRSVKKTWAEIRQQRWSWAGALHHGSPAHKDDRSLQLSPWESSIVDRLMTPTLSFLARSRSAVTLAGNGKEQVPVCPRSASASPLSPCHNHRLPHRCWERRKAAAASPDVTPRRRTEPSPKKKEKKEKDRENAKERSALSRERSLRKRQSLPAAQPRLLPAADSSPGPRNRPSSPAAPKNRPSSPATPKNRPSSPATPKNRPSSPATPKARPASPSPALSSPHKPPLPRSTHSSPKVRARAREERGEQEGQAKARERKEEERGPAPPALPEPPKVPAEPTAGPPVPAAPGPVPASPPARPPAGTTDREEAARLLAEKRRQAREQREREERERREQEEQERRAQEERAQRAAEEQSRREALARQREEERRLQEEREAQERARAEREEVERLQRQKEEAEARAREEAERQRLEREKHFQREEQERLERKKRLEEIMKRTRKSDTADTKTLTALLSLQKKDDKKVVNGKAAEQEDVPGREKHLGPIPKAEELPETETPSAGTPGGTKGLVGEGLQPSSKEAAALVNGVQPGKHENGFSGTEGSKELRDLSHHGGSPGSIIPFGDKEPFLKQAVVKPPQVTEVL